TTAAGCTGCGAGAAAAATGATATTAGTTTTGTTGAAGATAATTGGGAAAATCCTACACTTGGAGCCTGGGGTTCTGGATGGGAAGTTCGATTAAATGGGATAGAAATAACACAGTTCACCTATTTTCAACAAATGGGTGGATTAGAATGTAATCCTGTAACTGGAGAAATAACATATGGTTTAGAACGTTTAGCGTTATTTTTACAGAATGTTCATAATGTTTACGATTTAATCTGGAATAATAGTAAAAGAGGACCTCTTTTATATAGAGATTTATTTTTTTTTAATGAAGTGGAACAATCTATATACAATTGTGAGTATACGAATGTAGAATTTCTATTGACACTTTTTAGTCATTATGAGAAAGAAATAAAATATCTTATAAATATGGAAAAATCTTTAATTAGACCGGCATATGAACGTGTTTTAAAAGCGATACATATTTTTAATTTGTTAGATGCTAGGAAAGTTATTTCTACTACAGAAAGGCAAAATTATATTTTACGTATTAGAAAATTGTCCCATATGATAGCAAAAGTATACTATCTGTCTAGAAAAAAATTAGGTTTTCCCATGCTAAAAACAATTATTAATTCATAATAGAGATAAAATTTTTAAATGAAAGAACATGTTTTTTTAGTAGAAATTGGTACTGAGCCATTGCCATATAAGATTTTAAAAAAATTAGGGCAAGATTTTTTTTGCGGTGTTGTTTTAAATTTAAAAAAGAATAGACTCTTATATAAGGAAGCGGTTTGGTTTGCATCTTCATGTCGTCTAGCTGTTAAAGCTAAAATAATTTTTAAAAAAAATTTAAATATTAATAATTTTAATAAAAATCATTTAAATAAAATATTTGCTAATGAATATAGTCAACGTGTTTTTAAAAATCCGAAAATTATATCTGATATTAATATGAAAGATGATACTACTAATGTAGTTAATACTAATTTAGAAGAATTTGTTACGAGTCCAGAAGAAGTAGAAGTATTATATAAAAACTTACAGCATTTGTTATATGCAACAGTAAATAATGCATTAAAGCAATTGAATAATTATAAAATGATGCGTTGGGGCAGTATAAATACTGCATTTATAAGACCAGTGCGTACTGTCACAATTTTATTAGATTCATATATTATTCCAGGATGTTTTTTTGGTATAGACATAGATAGAATACTGTATGGAAATATAAATATGGTGGAACAATATAAAATTGTTTTAGAGCACGCTAAGGATTATCCAGATGTTTTAATTAAAAGTGGTTGGGTAATAGCAGATTATTTTAAAAGAAAAGAGATGATAAAAATTGCTATAGAAAAAGAAGTTAAAAAGTTAGGAGGGATTGTAAGGAGTCAAGATAAAGATAGTATCTTATTGGATGAAGTTACATCATTAGTAGAATGGCCTGTAATTCTTTATGGTAAGTTTAATAAAAAGTTTCTTGCATTGCCGTCTGAAGTGATATTACATATTATGAGATATGATCAAAAATATTTTCCAGTTTTTAGTATTACCCAAAATGATGTTTTACTTCCATATTTTATTTTTGTAGCTAATACGGTTAATAATAATTACAAGAATATTGTCACAAGACATGAATATGTAATGGACACGCGTCTGATAGATGCAAAATTTTTTTGGGAAAATGATAGAAAATATCGTTTGGAAGATTACGTTTCTAAATTAAGTTCAGTGTTATTTCATAGAAAATTAGGTACTTTATGCGATAAAAGTCATCGAATAGAATATTTATCTGCTTGGATAGCAGGAGTCATTGGGATTGACGTGCAAAAAGCTAAACGTGCTGGATATTTATGTAAAGGTGATCTGATGAGTCACATGGTTTGTGAATTTCCTTCTACACAAGGAATTATTGGCATGCATTACGCTTATAGGGACGGAGAATCATCTGAAATAGTATTAGCACAAAAAGAACATTATCAACCAAGGTTTTCTATGGATAGATTACCTACTATTTATACTGCTTGTGTAGTATCTGTTGCAGATAAAATGGATACTATATCTGGTATATTTGGTATTCAAGAATTACCTAAAGGAAACAGGGACCCATTTGCTTTGAAAAGATTAGCAGTGGGAATATTACGTATTCTTATATACAGGAAATTTCCATTAAATTTATCTATTTTAATTCAAGAATCAGTAAAGTTATACCAAGAAAAATTAACAAATTTAACGGTTATTGAAGATATTAATAATTTTATGTATAAAAGGTTGTTTTTTTGGTATTCTACCAAAGGTTATAGAACTGATATTATTAAAGCAGTATTAAAAGTTAATTCTGTTGATTTAATTGATGTGGATAGACGATTAGTAGCGGTTTCTACTTTTTTTACTATACAGAAAGAAAAAAGCGTTATATTGAATGTAATGTATAAGCGCATATCTAATATTATATTAGATAAAGAAATTCCTTGTGATATGCAGATTCAATATAGTTTGCTTAAACAAGCGGAAGAAATATGTTTAGTGAATCAGCTGGACATGGTAGAAAGAAAAATGCAAGTTTTATGTTCTCAATATCGTTACTATGATGCATTAGTTGATTCTGTGAAAATTTTTGATGCAGTTAATAAATTTTTTGATAAAGTAATTATCATTAATAAAAATAAACATATACAGATGAATCGATTACTTTTATTAAATAAAATTAAAAGTTTGTTTTTGAAAATTATAGATATTTCTTTATTATCTACTTAATTAGATGTTGAGAATACAATTAATTATTACAATATATTTATTTATTAATTAACGAGATAAAACTGCTTGTTATTTAAAACATGGT
This sequence is a window from Candidatus Blochmannia ocreatus. Protein-coding genes within it:
- the glyQ gene encoding glycine--tRNA ligase subunit alpha produces the protein MYIKNNVNTFQKLIKVLKNYWEDCGCSIVQPLDIEVGAATSHPVTFFNAIGPEPVFVSYVQLSRRPMDSRYGKNPYRLQQYYQFQVVIKPSPKNMLSLYLDSLKMLGLSCEKNDISFVEDNWENPTLGAWGSGWEVRLNGIEITQFTYFQQMGGLECNPVTGEITYGLERLALFLQNVHNVYDLIWNNSKRGPLLYRDLFFFNEVEQSIYNCEYTNVEFLLTLFSHYEKEIKYLINMEKSLIRPAYERVLKAIHIFNLLDARKVISTTERQNYILRIRKLSHMIAKVYYLSRKKLGFPMLKTIINS
- the glyS gene encoding glycine--tRNA ligase subunit beta codes for the protein MKEHVFLVEIGTEPLPYKILKKLGQDFFCGVVLNLKKNRLLYKEAVWFASSCRLAVKAKIIFKKNLNINNFNKNHLNKIFANEYSQRVFKNPKIISDINMKDDTTNVVNTNLEEFVTSPEEVEVLYKNLQHLLYATVNNALKQLNNYKMMRWGSINTAFIRPVRTVTILLDSYIIPGCFFGIDIDRILYGNINMVEQYKIVLEHAKDYPDVLIKSGWVIADYFKRKEMIKIAIEKEVKKLGGIVRSQDKDSILLDEVTSLVEWPVILYGKFNKKFLALPSEVILHIMRYDQKYFPVFSITQNDVLLPYFIFVANTVNNNYKNIVTRHEYVMDTRLIDAKFFWENDRKYRLEDYVSKLSSVLFHRKLGTLCDKSHRIEYLSAWIAGVIGIDVQKAKRAGYLCKGDLMSHMVCEFPSTQGIIGMHYAYRDGESSEIVLAQKEHYQPRFSMDRLPTIYTACVVSVADKMDTISGIFGIQELPKGNRDPFALKRLAVGILRILIYRKFPLNLSILIQESVKLYQEKLTNLTVIEDINNFMYKRLFFWYSTKGYRTDIIKAVLKVNSVDLIDVDRRLVAVSTFFTIQKEKSVILNVMYKRISNIILDKEIPCDMQIQYSLLKQAEEICLVNQLDMVERKMQVLCSQYRYYDALVDSVKIFDAVNKFFDKVIIINKNKHIQMNRLLLLNKIKSLFLKIIDISLLST